The following coding sequences are from one Dermacentor andersoni chromosome 5, qqDerAnde1_hic_scaffold, whole genome shotgun sequence window:
- the LOC126530053 gene encoding uncharacterized protein isoform X1, with protein MPCSAFTGVRRMTIQKVMSLINLLSSMFFFFVYVIKCLFSFLQKIHVCHRTRLNEDWSSQMCTEEAAHVSDSTEAREFQHEVLTRLSVLGIVQQQQGEWLTALPTRCSVKETDKAPEVVVGYAINWRRLGCKRTSGHSAQRKELHAAVHRHRPAAPRGRSEAEHSLELPTSLLPTLSTKLLSQLLCWPVEGLGQLSHDLRFKANAKEIFACPEARSLQTEAGPVHVGTVRPSLMAPSLTLCTARS; from the exons GGAGTCAGGAGAATGACCATCCAGAAGGTTATGTCCCTTATTAATCTTTTAagcagcatgttttttttttttgtatatgtaattaagtgcttgttttcttttctgcagAAGATCCATGTCTGCCACAGGACTCGTCTG AATGAAGATTGGAGTTCACAGATGTGCACAGAGGAGGCTGCTCATGTGTCTGATAGTACAGAGGCACGAG AATTTCAGCATGAGGTGCTGACACGGCTCTCTGTACTCGGGATCGTTCAACAGCAGCAAGGCGAGTGGCTAACAGCATTGCCAACCCGATGCTCTGTGAAAGAGACTGACAAGGCTCCTGAAGTAGTAGTGG gctacgctatcaattggaggagactcgggtgcaagcgtaccagtggtcattccgcGCAGAGGAAGGAATTGCACGCTGCAGTTCATCGCCACCgacctgcagctcccagaggtcggtcggaagcGGAGCATTCATTGGAATTGCCTacatctctgctgccgacactgtccacgaagttgctctcacaattactgtgttggccggttgaaggtctgggtcagctttcccatgacctccgcttcaaagccaatgccaaggagatatttgcatg tcctgaagcccggtctcttcagaccgaggcgggccccGTCCATGTCGGCACcgtcaggccgagccttatggcgccaTCGTTGACCCTCTGCACAGCCCGTAGTTGA
- the LOC126530053 gene encoding uncharacterized protein isoform X4, with the protein MPCSAFTGVRRMTIQKKIHVCHRTRLNEDWSSQMCTEEAAHVSDSTEAREFQHEVLTRLSVLGIVQQQQGEWLTALPTRCSVKETDKAPEVVVGYAINWRRLGCKRTSGHSAQRKELHAAVHRHRPAAPRGRSEAEHSLELPTSLLPTLSTKLLSQLLCWPVEGLGQLSHDLRFKANAKEIFACPEARSLQTEAGPVHVGTVRPSLMAPSLTLCTARS; encoded by the exons GGAGTCAGGAGAATGACCATCCAGAAG AAGATCCATGTCTGCCACAGGACTCGTCTG AATGAAGATTGGAGTTCACAGATGTGCACAGAGGAGGCTGCTCATGTGTCTGATAGTACAGAGGCACGAG AATTTCAGCATGAGGTGCTGACACGGCTCTCTGTACTCGGGATCGTTCAACAGCAGCAAGGCGAGTGGCTAACAGCATTGCCAACCCGATGCTCTGTGAAAGAGACTGACAAGGCTCCTGAAGTAGTAGTGG gctacgctatcaattggaggagactcgggtgcaagcgtaccagtggtcattccgcGCAGAGGAAGGAATTGCACGCTGCAGTTCATCGCCACCgacctgcagctcccagaggtcggtcggaagcGGAGCATTCATTGGAATTGCCTacatctctgctgccgacactgtccacgaagttgctctcacaattactgtgttggccggttgaaggtctgggtcagctttcccatgacctccgcttcaaagccaatgccaaggagatatttgcatg tcctgaagcccggtctcttcagaccgaggcgggccccGTCCATGTCGGCACcgtcaggccgagccttatggcgccaTCGTTGACCCTCTGCACAGCCCGTAGTTGA
- the LOC126530053 gene encoding uncharacterized protein isoform X2, protein MTIQKVMSLINLLSSMFFFFVYVIKCLFSFLQKIHVCHRTRLNEDWSSQMCTEEAAHVSDSTEAREFQHEVLTRLSVLGIVQQQQGEWLTALPTRCSVKETDKAPEVVVGYAINWRRLGCKRTSGHSAQRKELHAAVHRHRPAAPRGRSEAEHSLELPTSLLPTLSTKLLSQLLCWPVEGLGQLSHDLRFKANAKEIFACPEARSLQTEAGPVHVGTVRPSLMAPSLTLCTARS, encoded by the exons ATGACCATCCAGAAGGTTATGTCCCTTATTAATCTTTTAagcagcatgttttttttttttgtatatgtaattaagtgcttgttttcttttctgcagAAGATCCATGTCTGCCACAGGACTCGTCTG AATGAAGATTGGAGTTCACAGATGTGCACAGAGGAGGCTGCTCATGTGTCTGATAGTACAGAGGCACGAG AATTTCAGCATGAGGTGCTGACACGGCTCTCTGTACTCGGGATCGTTCAACAGCAGCAAGGCGAGTGGCTAACAGCATTGCCAACCCGATGCTCTGTGAAAGAGACTGACAAGGCTCCTGAAGTAGTAGTGG gctacgctatcaattggaggagactcgggtgcaagcgtaccagtggtcattccgcGCAGAGGAAGGAATTGCACGCTGCAGTTCATCGCCACCgacctgcagctcccagaggtcggtcggaagcGGAGCATTCATTGGAATTGCCTacatctctgctgccgacactgtccacgaagttgctctcacaattactgtgttggccggttgaaggtctgggtcagctttcccatgacctccgcttcaaagccaatgccaaggagatatttgcatg tcctgaagcccggtctcttcagaccgaggcgggccccGTCCATGTCGGCACcgtcaggccgagccttatggcgccaTCGTTGACCCTCTGCACAGCCCGTAGTTGA
- the LOC126530053 gene encoding uncharacterized protein isoform X3, translated as MPCSAFTGVRRMTIQKVMSLINLLSSMFFFFVYVIKCLFSFLQKIHVCHRTRLNEDWSSQMCTEEAAHVSDSTEAREFQHEVLTRLSVLGIVQQQQGYAINWRRLGCKRTSGHSAQRKELHAAVHRHRPAAPRGRSEAEHSLELPTSLLPTLSTKLLSQLLCWPVEGLGQLSHDLRFKANAKEIFACPEARSLQTEAGPVHVGTVRPSLMAPSLTLCTARS; from the exons GGAGTCAGGAGAATGACCATCCAGAAGGTTATGTCCCTTATTAATCTTTTAagcagcatgttttttttttttgtatatgtaattaagtgcttgttttcttttctgcagAAGATCCATGTCTGCCACAGGACTCGTCTG AATGAAGATTGGAGTTCACAGATGTGCACAGAGGAGGCTGCTCATGTGTCTGATAGTACAGAGGCACGAG AATTTCAGCATGAGGTGCTGACACGGCTCTCTGTACTCGGGATCGTTCAACAGCAGCAAG gctacgctatcaattggaggagactcgggtgcaagcgtaccagtggtcattccgcGCAGAGGAAGGAATTGCACGCTGCAGTTCATCGCCACCgacctgcagctcccagaggtcggtcggaagcGGAGCATTCATTGGAATTGCCTacatctctgctgccgacactgtccacgaagttgctctcacaattactgtgttggccggttgaaggtctgggtcagctttcccatgacctccgcttcaaagccaatgccaaggagatatttgcatg tcctgaagcccggtctcttcagaccgaggcgggccccGTCCATGTCGGCACcgtcaggccgagccttatggcgccaTCGTTGACCCTCTGCACAGCCCGTAGTTGA
- the LOC126530053 gene encoding uncharacterized protein isoform X5 has translation MTIQKKIHVCHRTRLNEDWSSQMCTEEAAHVSDSTEAREFQHEVLTRLSVLGIVQQQQGEWLTALPTRCSVKETDKAPEVVVGYAINWRRLGCKRTSGHSAQRKELHAAVHRHRPAAPRGRSEAEHSLELPTSLLPTLSTKLLSQLLCWPVEGLGQLSHDLRFKANAKEIFACPEARSLQTEAGPVHVGTVRPSLMAPSLTLCTARS, from the exons ATGACCATCCAGAAG AAGATCCATGTCTGCCACAGGACTCGTCTG AATGAAGATTGGAGTTCACAGATGTGCACAGAGGAGGCTGCTCATGTGTCTGATAGTACAGAGGCACGAG AATTTCAGCATGAGGTGCTGACACGGCTCTCTGTACTCGGGATCGTTCAACAGCAGCAAGGCGAGTGGCTAACAGCATTGCCAACCCGATGCTCTGTGAAAGAGACTGACAAGGCTCCTGAAGTAGTAGTGG gctacgctatcaattggaggagactcgggtgcaagcgtaccagtggtcattccgcGCAGAGGAAGGAATTGCACGCTGCAGTTCATCGCCACCgacctgcagctcccagaggtcggtcggaagcGGAGCATTCATTGGAATTGCCTacatctctgctgccgacactgtccacgaagttgctctcacaattactgtgttggccggttgaaggtctgggtcagctttcccatgacctccgcttcaaagccaatgccaaggagatatttgcatg tcctgaagcccggtctcttcagaccgaggcgggccccGTCCATGTCGGCACcgtcaggccgagccttatggcgccaTCGTTGACCCTCTGCACAGCCCGTAGTTGA
- the LOC126530053 gene encoding uncharacterized protein isoform X6 — protein MCTEEAAHVSDSTEAREFQHEVLTRLSVLGIVQQQQGEWLTALPTRCSVKETDKAPEVVVGYAINWRRLGCKRTSGHSAQRKELHAAVHRHRPAAPRGRSEAEHSLELPTSLLPTLSTKLLSQLLCWPVEGLGQLSHDLRFKANAKEIFACPEARSLQTEAGPVHVGTVRPSLMAPSLTLCTARS, from the exons ATGTGCACAGAGGAGGCTGCTCATGTGTCTGATAGTACAGAGGCACGAG AATTTCAGCATGAGGTGCTGACACGGCTCTCTGTACTCGGGATCGTTCAACAGCAGCAAGGCGAGTGGCTAACAGCATTGCCAACCCGATGCTCTGTGAAAGAGACTGACAAGGCTCCTGAAGTAGTAGTGG gctacgctatcaattggaggagactcgggtgcaagcgtaccagtggtcattccgcGCAGAGGAAGGAATTGCACGCTGCAGTTCATCGCCACCgacctgcagctcccagaggtcggtcggaagcGGAGCATTCATTGGAATTGCCTacatctctgctgccgacactgtccacgaagttgctctcacaattactgtgttggccggttgaaggtctgggtcagctttcccatgacctccgcttcaaagccaatgccaaggagatatttgcatg tcctgaagcccggtctcttcagaccgaggcgggccccGTCCATGTCGGCACcgtcaggccgagccttatggcgccaTCGTTGACCCTCTGCACAGCCCGTAGTTGA
- the LOC126530046 gene encoding charged multivesicular body protein 7, translating into MESSDSNAFVLPVCWKDDVRMRSLFAEFRPKEANPEGWQDKMDFWVSLILQWSRETRTPVFSASDVAVAFERKRSQPACLRTVLSHMKKSGDLINSKDYFTSEGWVKWGFDTLVKRPLTWMWTWGSGSGEADTEIDEMLVNVDVLKQLQQEVMKRCEDEKFVEDVIPYSEVWNVCAGICKDQRSFAYVLNGLEKSQYVRLFQKDGKKVVQFLRHNNQLSEQEKAMLKLEKAKQDLNQKVDLLQGDIDRCTREALEAKKQGLQNKALHILKKRRRAQQVLEKQFAMLDNIHSLEMNIHENKDIQLVYDGYKTAAQALKVAHGGLEVDNVDDVVAEINTTLEDQQELQRLMGMPVAAADAEVDELEAELDQILKEDTDYKEGQNVSGASNTDEELKFPAVPTEAPRSPVRPGEAARRNAQFVAWNAQ; encoded by the coding sequence ATGGAAAGCAGTGACAGCAACGCCTTTGTTCTGCCAGTGTGCTGGAAGGATGATGTACGAATGCGGTCGCTTTTCGCCGAGTTCCGCCCCAAGGAAGCGAATCCGGAAGGATGGCAAGACAAAATGGACTTTTGGGTTTCGCTCATCCTCCAGTGGAGCCGCGAAACGAGGACGCCAGTGTTTTCAGCCAGCGACGTTGCTGTCGCCTTCGAGCGCAAGCGGAGCCAGCCCGCATGCCTGAGGACAGTACTGTCGCACATGAAGAAATCGGGCGATCTTATAAACAGCAAGGACTACTTCACTAGCGAAGGTTGGGTCAAGTGGGGTTTCGACACTCTAGTCAAGAGGCCGTTGACATGGATGTGGACTTGGGGTTCGGGCAGCGGCGAAGCTGACACCGAGATCGATGAGATGCTCGTCAACGTTGACGTCCTGAAACAGCTTCAACAAGAAGTCATGAAGCGTTGCGAAGACGAAAAGTTTGTAGAAGATGTCATTCCCTACTCCGAAGTTTGGAATGTGTGCGCGGGCATTTGCAAAGACCAGCGATCCTTCGCTTACGTATTAAACGGGCTGGAGAAGTCGCAATACGTACGGCTCTTTCAAAAGGACGGCAAGAAAGTCGTGCAGTTCCTTCGCCATAACAACCAGCTGAGCGAGCAGGAGAAGGCGATGCTCAAGCTCGAGAAGGCCAAGCAGGACTTGAATCAGAAGGTGGACTTGCTGCAGGGCGACATCGACCGTTGCACGCGCGAGGCACTCGAGGCCAAGAAGCAGGGCTTGCAGAACAAGGCCCTCCACATACTGAAGAAGCGGCGGAGGGCACAGCAAGTGCTGGAAAAGCAGTTCGCCATGCTGGACAACATCCACTCCCTCGAGATGAACATCCACGAGAACAAGGACATCCAATTAGTCTACGACGGCTACAAGACGGCGGCCCAAGCGCTCAAGGTGGCACATGGTGGCCTGGAAGTGGACAACGTCGACGACGTCGTTGCCGAAATTAACACGACCCTTGAAGACCAACAAGAGCTTCAAAGACTTATGGGCATGCCAGTGGCCGCTGCAGACGCCGAGGTTGACGAGCTGGAAGCGGAGCTGGACCAAATATTGAAAGAGGACACTGATTACAAGGAAGGCCAGAATGTCAGCGGGGCTTCGAACACGGACGAGGAACTGAAGTTTCCCGCGGTTCCCACCGAGGCTCCTCGCTCTCCAGTCAGACCAGGGGAAGCAGCTCGACGTAATGCCCAGTTCGTTGCTTGGAATGCCCAGTAA